From a single Pseudomonas serboccidentalis genomic region:
- the uvrB gene encoding excinuclease ABC subunit UvrB codes for MSEFQLVTRFEPAGDQPEAIRQMVEGIEAGLAHQTLLGVTGSGKTFSIANVIAQVQRPTLVLAPNKTLAAQLYGEFKAFFPNNAVEYFVSYYDYYQPEAYVPSSDTFIEKDASINDHIEQMRLSATKALLERKDAIIVTTVSCIYGLGSPETYLKMVLHVDRGDKLDQRALLRRLADLQYTRNDMDFARATFRVRGDVIDIYPAESDLEAIRIELFDDEVESISAFDPLTGEVIRKMPRFTFYPKSHYVTPRETLLDAIEGIKVELQERLEYLRSNNKLVEAQRLEQRTRFDLEMILELGYCNGIENYSRYLSGRPAGAAPPTLYDYLPADALLVIDESHVSVPQVGAMYKGDRSRKETLVEYGFRLPSALDNRPMRFDEWEGVSPQTIFVSATPGNYEAEHAGRVVEQVVRPTGLVDPQVEVRPALTQVDDLLSEISKRVAVEERVLVTTLTKRMAEDLTDYLADHGVRVRYLHSDIDTVERVEIIRDLRLGTFDVLVGINLLREGLDMPEVSLVAILDADKEGFLRSERSLIQTIGRAARNLNGRAILYADRITGSMERAIGETERRRDKQIAFNLANGITPKGVFKDVADIMEGATVPGSRSKKRKGMAKAAEENAKYEAELRSPSEITKRIRALEEKMYQLARDLEFEAAAQMRDEIAKLRERLLAV; via the coding sequence GTAGAGGGCATCGAAGCCGGGCTGGCGCACCAGACGCTGCTCGGTGTGACCGGCTCGGGCAAGACCTTCAGCATCGCCAACGTTATCGCTCAGGTGCAGCGCCCGACGCTGGTGCTGGCGCCGAACAAAACCCTGGCCGCGCAGCTGTACGGCGAGTTCAAGGCGTTCTTCCCGAACAACGCCGTCGAATACTTCGTGTCCTACTACGATTACTACCAGCCCGAGGCCTATGTGCCGTCGTCCGACACCTTCATCGAGAAGGACGCGTCGATCAACGACCACATCGAGCAGATGCGTCTGTCCGCGACCAAGGCCTTGCTCGAACGCAAGGACGCGATCATCGTCACCACGGTGTCGTGCATCTACGGTCTGGGCAGCCCGGAAACCTATCTGAAGATGGTGCTGCACGTCGATCGCGGCGACAAACTCGATCAGCGTGCCTTGCTGCGGCGTCTGGCTGACCTGCAATACACCCGCAACGACATGGATTTTGCCCGGGCGACGTTCCGTGTGCGCGGCGACGTGATCGACATTTATCCGGCGGAATCGGATCTGGAAGCAATCCGCATCGAGCTGTTCGATGACGAAGTCGAGAGCATTTCCGCGTTCGACCCACTGACCGGCGAAGTCATCCGCAAGATGCCACGCTTCACCTTTTATCCGAAGAGCCACTACGTGACGCCGCGCGAGACCCTGCTCGACGCCATCGAGGGGATCAAGGTCGAGTTGCAGGAGCGCCTCGAATACCTGCGCAGCAACAACAAGCTGGTGGAAGCCCAGCGTCTGGAGCAGCGCACCCGTTTCGACCTGGAAATGATCCTCGAGCTGGGTTACTGCAACGGCATCGAAAACTACTCGCGCTACCTGTCCGGACGCCCGGCCGGTGCCGCGCCGCCAACCCTCTACGATTACCTGCCGGCCGACGCTTTGCTGGTGATCGACGAATCCCACGTCAGCGTGCCGCAAGTCGGCGCGATGTATAAGGGCGACCGCTCGCGTAAAGAGACGCTGGTGGAATACGGTTTCCGTCTGCCATCGGCACTGGACAACCGGCCGATGCGCTTTGACGAGTGGGAAGGGGTGAGCCCGCAGACGATTTTCGTCTCGGCAACACCGGGCAACTACGAGGCCGAGCACGCGGGCCGAGTGGTCGAGCAAGTGGTGCGTCCGACCGGCCTGGTCGACCCGCAAGTCGAAGTGCGTCCGGCGCTGACCCAGGTCGATGACCTGCTCTCGGAAATCTCCAAACGCGTGGCAGTGGAGGAGCGGGTGCTGGTCACCACGCTGACCAAGCGCATGGCCGAAGACCTGACCGATTACCTCGCCGACCACGGCGTGCGCGTGCGTTATCTGCACTCGGACATCGACACCGTCGAGCGGGTCGAAATCATCCGCGACCTGCGCCTCGGCACCTTCGACGTGCTGGTGGGGATCAACCTGTTGCGCGAAGGTCTGGACATGCCTGAGGTGTCGCTGGTGGCGATCCTCGACGCGGACAAGGAAGGCTTCCTGCGTTCCGAGCGTTCGCTGATCCAGACCATCGGCCGCGCAGCGCGTAACCTCAATGGCCGGGCGATTCTCTACGCCGACCGCATCACCGGTTCGATGGAGCGGGCGATCGGCGAAACCGAGCGGCGTCGCGACAAGCAGATCGCCTTCAACCTCGCCAACGGCATCACCCCCAAAGGTGTGTTCAAGGACGTCGCCGACATCATGGAAGGCGCCACCGTGCCGGGTTCGCGCAGCAAGAAGCGCAAGGGCATGGCCAAGGCCGCCGAAGAAAACGCCAAGTACGAAGCCGAACTGCGTTCGCCGAGCGAAATCACCAAACGCATTCGCGCGCTGGAAGAGAAGATGTATCAGCTGGCGCGGGATCTGGAGTTTGAAGCGGCGGCGCAGATGCGTGACGAGATTGCCAAACTGCGTGAGCGGCTTTTGGCAGTTTGA